CGCCCGAATGTTTTCGCGAGAAAAGACTCTGGGAGCTACTACACTCCTGATGACCTTGTCGGTCTGATAGTAAAGGAAACTATTGAACCCCTTGTGCGAAGACGCATGGATGAATTTGAGTCCAAAGCCAGGGAACTTGCCGCAAGCGAATTGTCAGATGATTTCATGCTCGGGTCTCTTAAAGAAGAGTATGACCCGGCGGAGCGTCTGCTTGAGCTTAAAGTCTGCGATCCCGCTATGGGTTCCGGCCATTTTCTTGTGTGTCTTGTGGATTTTCTTGCCGACAGCGTGATATCGGCTATGGCCGACTCGGAAGCCCTTGTGGAGAATTACGTCTCTCCTTTAAACGAGCGGATTGAGAGGATTCGCAACAGGATAATGGTGAATGCCCAAAAAAGAAAATGGAGCGTTGACTATGAACATCTTGAAGACCGCGACGTAATAAGACGCATGGTGCTTAAGCGCTGCGTTTACGGGGTTGACAGAAACCCTATGGCTGTTGAGCTTGCCAAGGTTTCTCTCTGGCTTCACACGTTTACTCCCGGGGCTCCTCTTAATTTCATTGATCACCACCTGCGCTGCGGAAACAGTCTGTTCGGTTCGTGGGTGAGGGAAGGGCTTGGGAAAGCCAAGGAAAACGGAGGGCGTCTTCTGCTCGGAGAACGGCTGGACCGGGCGGAACAGACTGCGGCCCATATGCAGATAGTTGAGAGTCTGACCGACGAAGAAATATCAGAGGCTCATCGCTCCGCCGATATATTCAGGGGAATCAAGAGAGATACCGCGCCCCTTGATTCCTTCCTCTCGCTCATACATGCCTTTGACTGGCTGAATATAAAGGACCGTGAGGATAAAGAGGCTCTCAATGCTTTTCTTGTAGGCACGCTGGGCGACCCTGTCGACATCGCACTTGGCAAGTCTGATATCAAAAACGGGAAAACTCAGTCCGAGCGTTTTACGGAGCTTTTCGGAAAAGCCCGGGAACTGATAGTGGAAGAACGTTTCTGCAACTGGCAGGTTATGTTTCCGGGGGTGTGGTCTGACTGGGACAGTTCTGGACCGCACGGCGGTTTTGACGCCGTAATCGGCAATCCGCCTTGGGACAGAATAAAACTGCAGCAGGTCGAGTGGTTCGCGGCACGTCGCCCGGAGATTGCCCACGCGCCGCGCGCAGCGGAGAGAAAACGTATGATAGCTGAGCTTGAGAAGATGGGAGATCCGCTTGCGGAAGATTTCAATAGAGCTAAACAGCGGACGGAACAAACGGCCCGCGTGGCCAGAGCCTGCCGCGACTATCCTTTGCTTTCCGGCGGGGATATCAATCTCTACTCTCTTTTCGTTGAACGCGCCATGAAGATCGTAAAACCTGACGGGATGATAGGCCTTCTTGTTCCCTCAGGTATCGCGTCTGACAGGACTTCGGCGAAATTTTTTAAGGAAGTGGCGACCGAAGGGAAACTGAAAGCCTTTTATGACTTTGAGAATCGGCGAACACGCTTTAAGGCCTCGCCATTTTTTCCGGATGTTGATGGTCGTTTCAAGTTTTGTATCGCGGTTTTCAGTCCGTCGCCGGTTGCTGGGCCCACTCAGTGCGCTTTTTTCCTTCAGGATATTTCCGAACTTGAAAATGCCAATCGTTGTTTCCCCGTTACTTCTGAGGAACTTACACTGATCAATCCTAATACTGGCACAATGCCGATTTTCCGGTCAAGAAGAGACGCGCAGCTTACCAGGGAAATCTACAAGCGCGTGCCTGTTCTGGTTGACCGGTCAAGCGGAGAAGAAGTAAGAACATGGCCTGTGAAATACATTCGCATGTTTGATATGACCAATGACTCGGGACTTTTCCGTACGCGCGAACAGCTTGAGGAAAAAGAAAAAGCCTATCCGATTGGGGGCAACAGGTTCGGCAGCCCGCAAGGGGAATGGGTGCCGCTTTATGTCGGCCGCATGATCCACCAGTTTGATCATAGAGCCGCTTCAGTAAAGACAAACCCGGAAAATCTCCACAACCCCGCGTTAAGTGGAGATATATCACCGGCGCAAAAAGCCGACCCCAGTTTTGTTCCTACGCCTCAATACTGGGTTCCCGCCGAAAAAGTGAGTTTCTCGAATGGCTTGGAGTGGGCCATAGCATTTCGTGACATCACAAATCCAACAAATGCCAGGACGATGATCGCCACAGTCGTTCCGTTCGTCGGATTGGGGAATACACTTCCGATTTTAACTGGAGATTGTTTAAACACGTACCACCATCTGGCATCCTGTCTAATTGCGAATTTCAACTCCATTCTCCTTGATTATATTGTACGTCAAAAGGTTCAGAGTACCCACTTGAACTGGTACATAGTTGAACAGCTGCCTGTAATCCCTGCGGATAATTATGGAACCGCAAATTTTGGCCCCAAAACAGCCGGAGAAATTGTACGCGAAGCCGTTTTGGAACTTGTCTATACGGCCCATGACATGGCGCCGTTTGCCCTTGATATGGGGTATGTTGATGAGGAAGGCAAGGTGAAACCGCCGTTTCTCTGGGACGAGGAGCGGCGATTACGGCTTCGCGCAAAGCTTGACACGGTGTTTTTCCATCTTTACGGTATTACCGACCGCAAAGATGTGCGTTATGTTTTTTCTACTTTTCCGATAGTGGAAGCCCAGGAAACCAAAGCTTACGGTTCGTATCTGTCCTGTGAGCTCTGTCTTGGTTACATGAACGCTTTTGAGTCAGGAGACCCTGACGCGGAGATAAGTTTATGAAGTTCGGATTCTGGGAGACTTTGAGTCCTTCTTGTTCAGGCCCGCTGTAAAGGCAGTTCATGCTGCTTCGCCGGTTCGAGCCAGATATATCTTCGCGGTCCCTTTCCTTTCACCTTTTTCAGCTTTTCTTCGCTTGCCGCTCTCTCAAGCGCCCGTTCAAGTACGCTTCTGACCACGGGAATTTTTTCATTCATCCGGGTAAATTCGCATGGGTCTCCCGAGCATGTGGCGCGGATTCTCTCGAGCAGCGCTTCGTAGTCTTCAAGCTCGGGGTCTATCCAGAGGTATCTTTGTGGTCTGGGAAGTTTTTTGACTTTTTCCTCGTATTCCGCCCTGCTCAGATGGGTACGGAAATGAAACTTGCTTGCCGGAATCCCTTCTCTCAGTTTGTCGGTTTCGCGGGCGATGTCAGAGCACATGTCCCTGAGTCTTTCGAGGAACGCTTCGTAGCGGATCAGTTCCCAGTTTATCCACACGTATCTTCTCGGCCTTTCAATCTTTTTGATTTTCTCTTCCTTTTCGGCCTGCCACAGGAACTTATAGAATTGCTTGTTGGATATGGAGATGAGC
The sequence above is a segment of the Candidatus Dadabacteria bacterium genome. Coding sequences within it:
- a CDS encoding restriction endonuclease yields the protein ILTNGARWRLYYQGTRSVSEQFLEIDLGEILNVYGDGRDAVVLAEDRRRHWLSVFILIFRREAFVPGPSDPRTFHQRSIEKSRFYEERVAGSLSELVFRKVFPDLARAMSAAAPEAPLEQVRDAALIFLYRLLFILYAEDRDLLPVNDSRYDDYALRDKVRLDVGRRKDQNDIFSEKAARYWSAIDDLCLAMDEGDTSIGLPPYNGGLFDREATPLLEEIKLSDSVMADLIDALSFERTEQGRHYINYRDLGVQQLGSIYERLLEYELARENREVVVRPNVFARKDSGSYYTPDDLVGLIVKETIEPLVRRRMDEFESKARELAASELSDDFMLGSLKEEYDPAERLLELKVCDPAMGSGHFLVCLVDFLADSVISAMADSEALVENYVSPLNERIERIRNRIMVNAQKRKWSVDYEHLEDRDVIRRMVLKRCVYGVDRNPMAVELAKVSLWLHTFTPGAPLNFIDHHLRCGNSLFGSWVREGLGKAKENGGRLLLGERLDRAEQTAAHMQIVESLTDEEISEAHRSADIFRGIKRDTAPLDSFLSLIHAFDWLNIKDREDKEALNAFLVGTLGDPVDIALGKSDIKNGKTQSERFTELFGKARELIVEERFCNWQVMFPGVWSDWDSSGPHGGFDAVIGNPPWDRIKLQQVEWFAARRPEIAHAPRAAERKRMIAELEKMGDPLAEDFNRAKQRTEQTARVARACRDYPLLSGGDINLYSLFVERAMKIVKPDGMIGLLVPSGIASDRTSAKFFKEVATEGKLKAFYDFENRRTRFKASPFFPDVDGRFKFCIAVFSPSPVAGPTQCAFFLQDISELENANRCFPVTSEELTLINPNTGTMPIFRSRRDAQLTREIYKRVPVLVDRSSGEEVRTWPVKYIRMFDMTNDSGLFRTREQLEEKEKAYPIGGNRFGSPQGEWVPLYVGRMIHQFDHRAASVKTNPENLHNPALSGDISPAQKADPSFVPTPQYWVPAEKVSFSNGLEWAIAFRDITNPTNARTMIATVVPFVGLGNTLPILTGDCLNTYHHLASCLIANFNSILLDYIVRQKVQSTHLNWYIVEQLPVIPADNYGTANFGPKTAGEIVREAVLELVYTAHDMAPFALDMGYVDEEGKVKPPFLWDEERRLRLRAKLDTVFFHLYGITDRKDVRYVFSTFPIVEAQETKAYGSYLSCELCLGYMNAFESGDPDAEISL